The Cytobacillus sp. NJ13 sequence CCTTTGAGATGGTGCATGAATGCTTTTCCACTAGATCAAATGAAGGCAATCCGATTTCTTGCGGACATGCTTTACCGTAAAACAGCCAAAAACCTAACCAAATCAGTCCAACAATCCCCATCACTATAAAAGCAGATCTCCAACCATATTGATCAGTCAAGGAAATTAATAATGGTGAAGCAATCGCAGGTCCCATCATAGTGCCAAATAGAACCGCAGCATAGCTTATTCCATGTCGGTGTTTCGGAAACCATTTACCTAGCATAGTTGTTACTACAGGAGAAGCTGGCCCTTCACCTACTCCCAAAATGATCCTTGTTAATATAAGCAGAGAAAAACTGGAAACAAATGGGGTAGCAAATTGTACTGTTAACCAGATCAATGACATCCAAATAAACAATTTTTTCGGATTTTTGGAATCTGCCATGCCGCCAAGTAAGATGGAGGTTATGGAAAAAAACCAATAAAAAGAACTGCCCACAAGTCCCCATTGAGAAGCACTTAAATGTAACTCCTTCATTAGAGGAACAGAAACCAAACCAATGAGAATTTTATCAATTTGGTTAATCATTGCAATAAGAACTGAAAATAATAAGATAATCCAAGAATATTTTGGAGTGCTTGACATATAAGTCCCCCTAATTTTGATAATTGAAATAAAGCATCTCAGAGAGTGATGCTCATTTCCTTGTCCCTATAGCTTCCCATTCTCCAGTTCATCACGAAGTAAGCGTTTTCATAAAGATTCAAGTGTTGGGAAACTCCTTGTTGCAAACAAGGATTTAAACCCTTTTATTGAACATGAAATAACGCATTTTAAAGTGATCGAAGCGCTTTTACGAAAAGTTCATACACTCATGAATTAACTTTAGCTAGATCTATACCTTTCACGCTATGATACTTACTTTTTACTTTAAAATGGACAACAAACATAATTCTCTTGTTCATTCCAAATGTCTAAAATTTACTACTAAAATGCCTCAATTAAATGAAAAGGCTTTCAAAAATATCATCAAGCACCCCTCTCTAAATGTTTTTTGAATATTATAACTATTTCAATTATCATTATATCTATTTCAACCCTCATGAATAAAATTAAATAATTTAAACTGCAAGTAACTTTCACTTATATTCAACATACGAACAAGGTGGATATTGAAAAACGATTATAGAAATGACACCCGATCCTCTATTAACCTTAGTTGCTCTATTTTGAAATGGATAATCTTTTTTATTACATTAGTAACACTTAAATACAAGTTAAAATGTTTAATTTTATTTAAACTGATTTAAAAGGTAGAATTAAAGAGAGAAAATATAGAAATTACTTTGAGTTTGGCCATACAGGGTGTTGAATCAAAATAGGAGGTTGAATATATGGACTTACAATTATCTGAAAAAAAAGCTCTCATTATAGGAGGAAGTCGTGGGATTGGCAGAGCCATTGCCCGTCAGTTGGCACTGGAGGGCGTGGATTGTACAATTTGTGCAAGAAACGAATCCTCACTAAAGAAAGCTGCAGAAGAATTAACCCAGGAAACAAAACGAAATATCTATCCAATCGTGGCAGATACCTCGAATCCTAACTCTATCATCCATTTAGTTGAAAGTGCAGCAGCTGCGATGGGTAGTATTGATATTCTCATCAACAGTGGAGCCCGTGTTGGCGGTACAGAGCCAGAGAATTTTCATGAGATTAAAGAGGAGCTTATTTTGAAAGATTTTGAAGAAAAGTATATGGGCTATTTTCGATCTATACGAGCTGTTGCTCCTCATATGATCAAAAATAAGTGGGGGCGTATTATTAATATAAGTGGTCTCGCTGCCAGAATAGGCGGCAATTATTTTAGTTCCGGGCCGCGTAATGCCTCTGTTGTTCATTTAACGAAATCCGCATCATTGGAATTAGGAAAACACGGCATTAACGTCAATGCTATCTATCCAGGGATTGTAGATACTGAAACGAATAGAAAACAATTTCATACGGAAGAAGCTGTAAGCCAGGCAGCAGCATTAAGTCCTCTCAATCGCTTGATTACTCCGGAGGAAATTGCTTATGTCGTTGCCTTCCTAGCTTCACCCCTGTCAGCATCAATTACCGGCGATGTCATTTCAGTAACTGGAGGCATTGGTAATACGGTTTATTACTAAAAACACGCAGTTAATACCTTCTTTAAACGATTGTCCCTCCCCATCCATTCAATAGTAGAACTTATATTTATTAACCATAATTATTAGTAGCACAGACCGAGAACATGGCCAGTGCTACTCTTTTTTTATTTAGAAAGACAACCATAAAGACACCTCTACGAATTCACGTAAGGTGTCTTTATGGTTTATTTGAAACGTTTCTGACTAAATATCAAGATGTTCTCGTCATTCCTGTTTTCTTTTAAATAAAGCTAATATGACCCTCTGATAATACTATTAATTCCAGTTGGTCATAAAATTAGTGGTACGTAAAAACTTGTTGATCTTAGAAACCGTTAATTCAATATTCTTAGGAAACACAGCCATGTTTGAAAAAAAACCGTGAATCATTCCTGATTCACATGCATATTCAACTTTTACCCCAGCTGTTTTCAAACGATCAGCATACGCCTTTCCTTCATCCCGAAGCACATCATTTTCCGCCGTAATCACAATAGCTGGCGGGAGATTACTTATATCTTCAGCGATTAAGGGAGAAGCGTATCCATTATACCTATCCTCTTCATTCCTTAAATAATGATTACGGAACCAAAACAGAAGCTCACGATCCAAACCAAATCCTTTTGCAAATATTTGATGAGATTTTGTAATAAATTCAAGGTTTGTCGCAGGATAAATCAGGACTTGCGCAGATATGTCTGGACCTTTTCTGTCTCTCGCCATCATAGTAACTACAGTCGCTAAATTACCACCTACACTATCCCCGCCTACTATCAATCTAGAAATATCTCCGTTAAAAGAGGTTCCTTTTTCATAAACCCATTCCAATGCCGCGTAAGCATCTTCAGCCGGGGTCGGAAACTTATATTCTGGAGCTAGACGATAGTTGACAGATACAACAATACTGCCCGTTCTATGTGCAAGCATTCGGCAGCTTGGATCTGTCGCTTCGAGGTCTCCTAGAACCCATCCTCCACCATGGTAATAAATAAATAAAGGGAAGGGGCCCTTCCCTTCCGGTATATATACCCTACATTTGATTTCAGCATCTTTGCTTACTGGAATCATCCAATCTTCTGTCTTTGAAAGCAGATCTGATTCGATAGGATGCTGCTGTGCTTTCGAAAGCATCTCTCGTACAGTCTTAGGATCCATCGTATAAATTGGAGGCATCTGGTTAAATGCCAGTAAGTATTTTTCTGCCTGCGGATCTAAATTTGCCAAGAAACATCATCCTCATTTCATTTTCTGTAAAATCAATTATGGCTAAGTTTTTTTCTAAAATATTGGTGACAAGATTATGCTTTTCTACTAAACTCACTATTTAATACAAATATTTCTCGATATTTTCTACACGATCACCAGCTATTTATTATTTACAGCCATACCTTCTCTACAAACCTCGAAATCAGGGGCAATTTTTCGACCATTTGGCATGTTGAGCCACAATCTTAATAAATGACGTTTACGCTCATCTTCTTCATAATCTTCAAATGTAGTTCGTGAATGAAAAATAGTATAGTTATTAACGAATTGCATATCACCTGGCTCCATCATCATATCAATATGCATGTTTTTATCATGAGTAAGGGAATCTATAAAATTAAACACTTCCATCTCCTTTTTTGACAAAGAGACACCTGTTTTCGTTTGTGCTGATTCAACATATTGACGTAAATATCTGCAGCTCAATTTGCCATCGTAATAACTAAAAATTGGTGATGTAAATATTGGAGATTGTCCTGGTGCTTCTTCCCCACGAAGATCATGGAAGAAAGGACGATAGAGGGTTTCAAGATACTCTGGGTGCTTCTCTAAAATTTCATTATAAACAGCTATCGCACTTGCGATACTACTTAAACCACCAGATTTCGCTTTGCAAAGACAGAGTAATCCGACAACATCAGCTAAATCTGTATGATAGTCAAGATGCACATTCGTTTGGAAACCGCGTACTTTAGAATTATCCTTAAAGTCGAAACCTCGATCTTTTATATTCCCTAGGAGAGTTCCTTTTGCGTCTTGTGTTATCGGATTGCCCATGTGCAAGCCGATCCCCCAGTAAATAATGCTCGCTTCCTCAACCGTATACTTTTCCATCGGTAATCCACGAATTAATAGAAACCCTTTCCCATTCTCCAGTTCATCTATAAAATATGCAATTTCATCAGCAAGATTAGGAATTGGGAAGTCCGCCTTGGTAAAATCAGGTGCTTTCAACCCCTTTTGTTGAATATGAACCAAAGCTTTTTCAAGATCTGCGATTGTTTTCTCGGACAAATGATAAATCCATGAATCATCCTTAGCTAAATCCATTCCTCTCCACGCTGATGGTCCTTGAATTTTTTCATTTAAAACATACGGCATGAATTACCCTCCTTCAATATTGTTCGTTCTTTACCTAACCTTCTTTAGTCAAATTTCACCTGCTCTGTTTCTATGAATCTATCTTTTAAATTTGTTACCTTCAGTGGACAACGATTATGGTGTTTCTCCAAATTTGATTTCCCATTCCTCTAGGAATAATTTGACCGTTCCCATTCTATTAACCTTTCAAGTTTTGAAATCAGTAAAATACTACATTAAGGGATTTAATAGACTAAATATTCAGTTTATTTAATTTAATATCTTTCATCACCCCCTCTGACAGATTAACCCTGCTAAGGTTGGTTACTCGTACAGCATTTCAAATGACGTTTATGATTGCTCCTAAGATTGAACATAATCAGATTTGATCGTGGTGTGGCTTCGCTTGGCGGGACGTACACCAATCCAAAACAATATTCCGATTATGAGCATTCCAAAAGAAGAGGCTTCAAACGCATAACCATATCCCATAGCTTCAGTCGCTGAATTTTGAATAAGATAACCAAATACCATTGGAGCAATAATGCTTGTTGCACTTGCAAGAGCAATGAATGTTCCCTGTGCCTTGCCAATGTTTTGAGGAGAATAGAACTCCATCAAAATAGCAGGTGCGAGTGAAAGAATTACATAAGCAAAACCGGGAGCAAGGGTAAAGAAAAGGATCGTCATAGCCGTTGAATCGGCGGCATTTCCCAGATATACACACAGAGCAGATAGCAACATCATGAAACCTGCAAGATTAACGCGTGCTTTACGAATATCTCCCGTTCTGCGATAAAGCCAATCTGATAACATGGCAAATCCAATTTGGCAAAAAGCTGCGAAAAGAAAAGGTAAAGCTACAGCTAGTTGTAACATTTGACCATTAAACTGTTGAACCTTAGTAAAGTAAGCCGGAAACCATACCGATTGAACAGCCAATAGCCAATAAGCACAACCTCCACACAAAACGATTAAAATGAAATTTTTAGAAAAAAGATGCGGAAGAAACTCTCGCCAAGAAACCTTTAAAAGGCTCGATGACTGATTCTCCTCTTGCTGAAAGGAAGGATACCCGATTTCTTGTGGATTATCTCTCCCAAAAACGAGCCAAAATACTAGCACTATTAATCCCATAACACCCATTGCAATAAATGCTGATCTCCAACCATATTGATCGATTAAGGAGATTAATAATGGAGAAGCAATCGCAGATCCTCCTGTCGTTCCTAACAATACAGCACCAAAGCCTATACCATGCCTATGTTTCGGGAACCATTTTCCTATGATTGCTGTGGATAGAGCGGGAGCTGGACCTTCACCTGCTCCCAAAATGATTCTCGTTAACACGAGCAGAGATACACTGGAAACAAAAGGAGTAGCAAATTGAACCAATAACCAAATTAAAGACATCCACGATAACATTTTTTTCGAATTTTTGGAATCAGCCATGCCGCCAAGAATGAGAGAAGAAAAGGTAAAAGCCCAAAAGAAAGAACTTCCCACAACTCCCCATTGGGATGGGCTTAAATCCAACTCTTTCATGACAGGAACAGAAACCAAACCAATGATAATTTTATCCACTTGGTTGATCATTCCGGAAAGAACAAGAAAAAATAAAATGAACCAAGAATATTTTGGAGTACGTGTCATATACCTCCCCCTAACTTTTCACAGAGGGAGTACCTTTTCCCAAAAAATTAGAAAAGGACCCTCCGTCACATAAA is a genomic window containing:
- a CDS encoding SDR family oxidoreductase, with translation MDLQLSEKKALIIGGSRGIGRAIARQLALEGVDCTICARNESSLKKAAEELTQETKRNIYPIVADTSNPNSIIHLVESAAAAMGSIDILINSGARVGGTEPENFHEIKEELILKDFEEKYMGYFRSIRAVAPHMIKNKWGRIINISGLAARIGGNYFSSGPRNASVVHLTKSASLELGKHGINVNAIYPGIVDTETNRKQFHTEEAVSQAAALSPLNRLITPEEIAYVVAFLASPLSASITGDVISVTGGIGNTVYY
- a CDS encoding alpha/beta hydrolase translates to MANLDPQAEKYLLAFNQMPPIYTMDPKTVREMLSKAQQHPIESDLLSKTEDWMIPVSKDAEIKCRVYIPEGKGPFPLFIYYHGGGWVLGDLEATDPSCRMLAHRTGSIVVSVNYRLAPEYKFPTPAEDAYAALEWVYEKGTSFNGDISRLIVGGDSVGGNLATVVTMMARDRKGPDISAQVLIYPATNLEFITKSHQIFAKGFGLDRELLFWFRNHYLRNEEDRYNGYASPLIAEDISNLPPAIVITAENDVLRDEGKAYADRLKTAGVKVEYACESGMIHGFFSNMAVFPKNIELTVSKINKFLRTTNFMTNWN
- a CDS encoding TauD/TfdA family dioxygenase, coding for MPYVLNEKIQGPSAWRGMDLAKDDSWIYHLSEKTIADLEKALVHIQQKGLKAPDFTKADFPIPNLADEIAYFIDELENGKGFLLIRGLPMEKYTVEEASIIYWGIGLHMGNPITQDAKGTLLGNIKDRGFDFKDNSKVRGFQTNVHLDYHTDLADVVGLLCLCKAKSGGLSSIASAIAVYNEILEKHPEYLETLYRPFFHDLRGEEAPGQSPIFTSPIFSYYDGKLSCRYLRQYVESAQTKTGVSLSKKEMEVFNFIDSLTHDKNMHIDMMMEPGDMQFVNNYTIFHSRTTFEDYEEDERKRHLLRLWLNMPNGRKIAPDFEVCREGMAVNNK
- a CDS encoding MFS transporter gives rise to the protein MTRTPKYSWFILFFLVLSGMINQVDKIIIGLVSVPVMKELDLSPSQWGVVGSSFFWAFTFSSLILGGMADSKNSKKMLSWMSLIWLLVQFATPFVSSVSLLVLTRIILGAGEGPAPALSTAIIGKWFPKHRHGIGFGAVLLGTTGGSAIASPLLISLIDQYGWRSAFIAMGVMGLIVLVFWLVFGRDNPQEIGYPSFQQEENQSSSLLKVSWREFLPHLFSKNFILIVLCGGCAYWLLAVQSVWFPAYFTKVQQFNGQMLQLAVALPFLFAAFCQIGFAMLSDWLYRRTGDIRKARVNLAGFMMLLSALCVYLGNAADSTAMTILFFTLAPGFAYVILSLAPAILMEFYSPQNIGKAQGTFIALASATSIIAPMVFGYLIQNSATEAMGYGYAFEASSFGMLIIGILFWIGVRPAKRSHTTIKSDYVQS